One window of Rhodothermales bacterium genomic DNA carries:
- a CDS encoding TonB-dependent receptor: MRLLRTVRPPIRLGLLLFLAAAAPAALAQTGTVAGVVVDGETGETLIGVNVLVDGTGFGGATGLDGDYRIARVPAGTYDLVFSYLGYDTQRVTGVTVTSGATTTIDLALSEQALELEGGEVVVEAEAIRNNEAALLKDRQKSAAVSDAISAETISKSGSSDAADAMERVTGASVQGGQYVFVRGLGDRYANTQLNGAVLPTADPDRRAVQFDLFPSSFLENIVTLKTFTPDKPGSFSGGLVDISTKSFPGAFSASFSASTGFTSQALPGDAYLVDPVQGASPFRFGAGALAMPDLLSNTGREDFLAPTSLVEGPDGAQVLVRDNAAASQRLNDLSNALPAQIAPVEGTLPLNGSFGLTVGNQIPLGRNLLGFVVSATADQGVSYYDEGTLGRIEVQGLSDDAGNPTGAFSVDTTTVRTDRRSTREAKLGGLANVAFRLGAYNEFNLNTLFSHTTESEARVLDGVDNILSNGARVVDQVAGYEERTLASAQLRGRHNIPRLGGAEVAWRGNYSNTRLDQPDLRFFAVRTQERTDEDGNVSEVFTASGTPPGPQRYFRDLDETLGSGAVDVTVPFRFLGRGAEVKVGGLVEQTDRAYNERFFFYQLNNRTAQLGGVSGDSIAAYLAPGNVGIVSTRDQDGDGVPDRYEFGHFLIDATRDQNSYSGAFDVGAGYAMIEVPLGRLRAIVGARYEGSSLMVATGALAQDDTPADSVVTIDGQYFLGTDRTYNDLLPALNLVYALSDDMNLRAAATRTLARPTFREVAPVATFDFASDGALIGNPALERTLITNLDLRWEWFNGPGRVLAVSGYYKDLANPIERVIIDPENGSTSFANVEQAQVLGAEFELRQPLRSFGLGGVLGERLSLGANLSVAQSSITITERELAARRAVDPGADDTRDLQGQSPYLFNANLSYEDFARGTTASVFFNVAGRRLSRVGNPLPDVYEASAPQLDFVVSQEFFDRFVVKATAKNVLNSSYREVYDIDQDVVPFLEYNPGTSFSIGITFSPGFGISGPAAPAVPAPSIHGSVSGP, translated from the coding sequence GTGCGTTTGTTACGCACCGTCCGCCCGCCGATCCGGCTCGGGCTCCTCCTCTTCCTCGCCGCCGCGGCTCCGGCCGCCCTCGCCCAGACCGGCACGGTCGCCGGCGTCGTCGTGGACGGCGAGACGGGCGAGACGCTCATCGGCGTCAACGTGCTCGTCGACGGAACGGGCTTCGGCGGCGCCACCGGGCTCGACGGCGACTACCGCATCGCGCGTGTGCCCGCCGGCACCTACGACCTCGTCTTCTCCTACCTCGGCTACGACACGCAGCGCGTCACCGGCGTCACCGTCACGAGCGGCGCGACGACGACGATCGACCTCGCGCTCTCCGAGCAGGCGCTCGAACTCGAAGGCGGGGAGGTCGTCGTCGAGGCCGAGGCGATCCGCAACAACGAGGCGGCCCTCCTCAAAGACCGCCAGAAGTCCGCCGCCGTCAGCGACGCGATCTCGGCCGAGACGATCTCGAAGAGCGGCTCCTCCGACGCCGCCGACGCCATGGAGCGCGTCACCGGCGCGTCCGTGCAGGGCGGGCAGTACGTGTTCGTCCGCGGCCTCGGCGACCGCTACGCCAACACCCAACTCAACGGCGCCGTCCTCCCGACGGCCGACCCCGACCGCCGCGCCGTACAGTTCGACCTCTTCCCGTCGAGCTTCCTCGAGAACATCGTCACGCTGAAGACCTTCACGCCGGACAAGCCCGGCAGCTTCTCCGGCGGCCTCGTCGACATCTCGACGAAGTCGTTCCCCGGCGCGTTCTCCGCTTCGTTCTCCGCCTCGACCGGCTTCACGTCCCAGGCCCTTCCGGGCGATGCGTACCTCGTCGATCCCGTGCAGGGCGCGAGCCCGTTCCGCTTCGGCGCAGGCGCCCTCGCCATGCCGGACCTTCTCTCGAACACAGGGCGCGAGGATTTCCTCGCCCCGACTTCCCTCGTTGAGGGGCCCGACGGAGCGCAGGTGCTCGTGCGCGACAACGCCGCCGCCTCGCAGCGCCTCAACGACCTCTCGAACGCGCTCCCGGCGCAGATCGCCCCGGTCGAGGGGACCCTCCCGCTGAACGGGAGCTTCGGGCTGACGGTGGGCAACCAGATCCCGCTCGGCCGCAACCTCCTCGGCTTTGTCGTCAGCGCGACGGCCGACCAGGGCGTGAGCTATTACGACGAGGGCACGCTCGGCCGCATCGAAGTTCAGGGCCTCAGCGACGACGCGGGCAACCCGACGGGCGCGTTCTCGGTCGATACGACGACGGTGCGCACGGACCGGCGCTCGACGCGCGAGGCGAAGCTCGGCGGGCTCGCGAACGTCGCCTTCCGCCTCGGGGCCTACAACGAGTTCAACCTCAACACGCTCTTCTCCCACACCACGGAGTCGGAGGCGCGCGTGCTCGACGGCGTCGACAACATCCTCTCGAACGGCGCCCGCGTCGTGGACCAGGTGGCGGGGTACGAGGAGCGGACGCTGGCCTCGGCGCAGCTTCGGGGCCGCCATAACATCCCCCGCCTCGGCGGGGCCGAGGTGGCGTGGCGCGGGAACTACTCGAACACGCGGCTCGACCAGCCCGACCTCCGCTTCTTCGCCGTCCGCACGCAGGAGCGCACCGACGAGGACGGCAACGTGTCGGAGGTGTTCACCGCGAGCGGGACGCCGCCCGGACCCCAGCGCTACTTCCGCGACCTCGACGAGACCCTCGGCAGCGGGGCCGTCGACGTGACGGTGCCCTTCCGCTTCCTCGGCCGCGGCGCCGAAGTCAAAGTGGGCGGCCTCGTGGAGCAAACGGACCGCGCATACAACGAGCGGTTCTTCTTCTACCAGCTCAACAACCGGACGGCCCAGCTCGGCGGGGTCAGCGGCGACTCGATCGCGGCGTACCTCGCGCCGGGCAACGTCGGCATCGTGAGCACGCGGGATCAGGACGGCGACGGCGTGCCGGACCGCTACGAGTTCGGCCACTTCCTCATCGACGCCACGCGCGACCAGAACAGCTACAGCGGCGCCTTCGACGTGGGGGCCGGGTACGCCATGATCGAGGTCCCGCTCGGCCGGCTCCGCGCGATCGTCGGTGCGCGCTACGAGGGGTCGAGCCTCATGGTCGCCACCGGCGCTCTCGCGCAGGACGACACGCCGGCCGACTCCGTCGTGACGATCGACGGGCAGTACTTCCTCGGCACCGACCGCACGTACAACGACCTGCTCCCGGCGCTGAACCTCGTCTACGCGCTCTCCGACGACATGAACCTCCGGGCCGCCGCCACGCGGACGCTCGCGCGGCCGACGTTCCGCGAGGTCGCCCCCGTCGCCACGTTCGACTTCGCCTCCGACGGCGCGCTCATCGGGAACCCCGCCCTCGAGCGGACGCTGATCACGAACCTCGACCTCCGCTGGGAGTGGTTCAACGGCCCCGGCCGCGTCCTCGCCGTGAGCGGGTATTACAAGGACCTCGCGAACCCCATCGAGCGCGTGATCATCGACCCCGAGAACGGCTCGACGTCGTTCGCGAACGTGGAGCAGGCACAGGTGCTCGGAGCCGAGTTCGAGCTCCGTCAGCCGCTCCGTTCGTTCGGGCTCGGCGGCGTCCTCGGCGAGCGGCTCTCTCTCGGGGCGAACCTCTCCGTTGCGCAGTCCAGCATCACGATCACCGAGCGCGAACTCGCCGCACGCCGCGCCGTCGACCCCGGCGCCGACGACACGCGCGACCTCCAGGGCCAGTCGCCCTACCTCTTCAACGCCAACCTTTCGTACGAGGACTTCGCGCGGGGCACGACGGCGAGCGTCTTTTTCAACGTCGCCGGCCGCCGGCTCTCGCGCGTCGGCAACCCGCTCCCCGACGTGTACGAGGCGTCCGCGCCCCAGCTCGACTTCGTCGTCTCGCAGGAGTTCTTCGACCGGTTCGTCGTCAAGGCGACGGCGAAGAACGTCCTCAACTCGTCGTACCGCGAGGTTTACGACATCGACCAGGACGTCGTCCCC